A genomic stretch from Shewanella sediminis HAW-EB3 includes:
- a CDS encoding S9 family peptidase: protein MTKKWITSALMAVPMLLSTQVIASQNQLSQAEVNRGIVTGEMLKKLSKAGKSPLSIERMYASPALAGTSPRGLKLSPDGKRVTYLAGRQDNQHFYDLWQMNVESGKQSILLDADKLTIGELSDEEKARRERQRIYGQGIMEYFWSDDSQAILIPASGVLYYYSLSDNKVTLLPTGDGFATDARLSPKGKYVSFVRDQNLFVLTLKDMSLVEMTTDGGGAIKNAMAEFVAQEEMDRMTGYWWSPDESAIAYTRIDESDVELVTRNEIYADGIKLTEQRYPYAGKNNVKISLGIVKLTSKKVSWVELGKEQDIYLPRVKWLPDSKRLSYQWQSRDQQVLDLRLVDIERTDTSKNLVEERSDAWVNLNNDLHFLKQQESFIWASERNGFNHLYLINLDGEVKKQLTSGGWVVDGVEFVDEKGGWIYFTGRKDTAVEQHLYRVALTGGEIEGVSQRRGMHSPVFAEKEAVYLDYFSSLMQPPQVSLHGDKGQHLAWVEQNKLDSTHPLNEYLGLWQVPEFGQVKAEDGQSLQYRLFKPINFNKDKQYPVVVRVYGGPHAQLVVNSWSEHDYFTQYLLQQGFMVFQLDNRGSAHRGTRFEHVIYKHLGEAEVNDQKAGVDYLRTLPYVDGDNIALYGHSYGGYMALMGLFKAPDYFKAAISGAPVTDWALYDTHYTERYLGHPEKNAKGYEASSVLPYVKNYQSGLLMYHGMADDNVLFENSTKVYKALQDEGKLFQMIDYPGSKHSMRGEKVRTHLYRSLANFLERELK from the coding sequence ATGACAAAAAAATGGATAACCTCAGCTCTTATGGCGGTGCCTATGCTTCTATCCACCCAAGTTATTGCAAGCCAGAATCAGCTATCTCAAGCTGAAGTCAATCGAGGCATAGTGACGGGTGAGATGCTGAAAAAACTCTCGAAAGCGGGTAAATCCCCCCTGTCAATCGAGCGTATGTATGCCTCACCGGCGTTAGCGGGGACGAGTCCCCGAGGGCTGAAATTATCTCCCGATGGTAAAAGGGTCACCTATTTAGCCGGACGTCAGGATAATCAGCATTTTTATGACTTATGGCAGATGAATGTCGAATCTGGAAAACAATCTATCTTGCTCGATGCCGATAAGTTAACCATAGGTGAGCTCTCCGATGAGGAGAAGGCGAGACGTGAACGCCAACGAATTTATGGCCAGGGGATCATGGAATATTTTTGGTCTGATGATAGTCAGGCAATACTAATTCCAGCATCCGGTGTCCTTTATTACTACTCATTGAGCGATAACAAGGTGACACTTCTACCTACAGGCGATGGGTTTGCTACCGATGCTCGCCTCTCACCCAAAGGGAAGTATGTCTCATTCGTGCGTGATCAAAACCTATTTGTCTTAACGTTGAAAGATATGTCGCTGGTGGAGATGACAACGGACGGTGGTGGCGCGATTAAAAATGCCATGGCCGAGTTCGTGGCACAGGAAGAGATGGACCGCATGACGGGCTACTGGTGGTCGCCGGACGAGAGCGCCATTGCCTATACCCGAATCGATGAGTCTGATGTTGAACTGGTTACGCGTAACGAGATCTATGCCGATGGCATCAAGCTGACCGAGCAACGTTACCCATATGCCGGTAAGAACAACGTTAAAATCTCATTAGGCATCGTAAAACTTACCAGCAAAAAAGTCAGTTGGGTCGAGCTTGGAAAAGAGCAGGATATCTACCTGCCCAGGGTGAAATGGTTACCCGATAGTAAACGCCTCTCATATCAGTGGCAAAGCCGTGATCAGCAGGTACTCGATCTTCGACTGGTTGATATCGAACGAACCGACACGTCTAAAAATCTGGTCGAAGAGCGAAGTGATGCCTGGGTAAATCTCAACAATGATCTGCACTTCCTGAAGCAGCAGGAGAGCTTTATCTGGGCCTCAGAGCGTAATGGTTTTAATCATCTTTATCTTATTAATTTAGATGGCGAAGTGAAGAAGCAGCTGACATCGGGCGGCTGGGTTGTCGATGGTGTTGAGTTTGTCGACGAGAAAGGGGGTTGGATCTATTTCACCGGCCGTAAAGATACCGCCGTTGAACAACATCTCTATCGTGTAGCCCTAACGGGTGGCGAAATTGAAGGTGTGAGTCAACGCCGCGGCATGCACTCACCGGTTTTCGCCGAGAAAGAGGCTGTATATCTGGATTATTTCAGCTCTCTGATGCAGCCTCCTCAAGTCAGTTTACACGGCGATAAGGGCCAACATCTTGCTTGGGTTGAACAGAATAAGCTGGATTCGACTCACCCACTCAATGAGTATCTGGGATTGTGGCAGGTGCCTGAATTCGGGCAGGTTAAGGCCGAAGATGGTCAATCACTTCAGTATCGCCTGTTTAAACCGATAAACTTCAATAAAGATAAGCAGTACCCTGTCGTAGTACGTGTCTATGGCGGCCCACACGCGCAGCTGGTCGTGAACAGTTGGAGCGAACATGATTACTTTACTCAGTACCTGCTTCAGCAAGGTTTTATGGTATTCCAGCTCGATAACCGTGGCTCGGCTCACCGCGGAACCCGGTTTGAACATGTTATCTACAAACATCTGGGTGAGGCGGAAGTTAACGATCAAAAAGCTGGTGTGGACTACTTAAGAACGCTGCCCTATGTGGATGGTGATAATATCGCGCTTTATGGACATAGCTACGGTGGTTACATGGCTCTGATGGGGTTATTTAAGGCTCCGGATTATTTTAAGGCGGCAATCTCTGGTGCGCCGGTGACCGACTGGGCGCTTTATGACACCCATTATACCGAGCGCTACCTTGGCCATCCTGAAAAGAATGCTAAGGGCTATGAAGCCAGTAGTGTGCTTCCCTATGTGAAGAATTATCAATCGGGTCTGTTGATGTACCACGGCATGGCGGATGATAACGTGCTTTTTGAGAACAGCACTAAGGTTTACAAGGCGCTGCAGGATGAAGGTAAGTTATTTCAGATGATCGATTATCCCGGCTCTAAGCACTCGATGCGTGGTGAAAAAGTCAGAACACATCTGTATCGCTCACTGGCAAACTTTCTGGAAAGAGAGTTGAAGTAG
- a CDS encoding DUF3293 domain-containing protein: protein MSESNSQWQCYQEAEFLFTQALSSELSFAIITAHNPKGQILSACQNRLLDRRLQFEIQQLHRPYRAMIGASADRCHMEKSWAVSIDKASAIRLGCQFNQNAIYFVEHDKLQLVPCLLSKTKQQEEVVIGPFSPRVRLVNELPDFD from the coding sequence ATGAGTGAGTCAAACAGCCAGTGGCAATGCTATCAAGAAGCAGAGTTTCTTTTTACACAAGCATTATCCTCTGAACTTTCATTTGCAATAATTACCGCACATAACCCAAAAGGGCAGATCCTCTCAGCCTGCCAAAATCGTCTTCTCGACAGACGGCTTCAATTCGAAATTCAACAATTGCATAGGCCCTATCGTGCCATGATTGGTGCCTCAGCCGATCGCTGTCATATGGAGAAGAGTTGGGCCGTTTCGATAGATAAGGCATCAGCAATACGACTTGGTTGTCAATTTAATCAAAATGCGATCTATTTTGTCGAGCATGATAAATTGCAACTGGTCCCCTGCCTTTTATCCAAAACTAAACAGCAAGAAGAGGTGGTGATCGGCCCTTTTTCACCCCGGGTACGTTTAGTTAACGAGCTGCCTGATTTTGACTAA
- a CDS encoding aspartate aminotransferase family protein, with product MSVNNTLTRAQFDEVMVPNYAPSAVIPVRGEGSRVWDQEGNEFIDFAGGIAVNCLGHCHPALVGALKEQGEKLWHLSNVMTNEPALELATKLVNATFADRVYFANSGAEANEAALKLVRRYAMDKFGVEKDQIIAFDKAFHGRTFFTVSVGGQAAYSDGFGPKPQSITHVPFNDIAALEAVISDKTCAIMMEPLQGEGGIIDADPEFLKAVRALCDKHNALLVFDEVQTGVGRLGELYAYMRSDVVPDVLTTAKALGGGFPIAAMLTTKEIAGHLKIGTHGSTYGGNPLACAVANAVLDVVNTPEVLEGVKVREQLLRDGLNKINDKYGVFSEVRGQGLLLGAVLNDKYQGRAKEFLVAGTAEGLMSLIAGANVIRFTPSLVIPEADIAEGLARFERAVAKVVAA from the coding sequence ATGAGCGTAAACAACACCCTGACAAGAGCCCAATTTGATGAAGTGATGGTGCCTAACTATGCGCCTTCGGCTGTAATTCCTGTTCGTGGAGAAGGTAGCCGAGTTTGGGATCAAGAGGGTAATGAGTTTATCGATTTTGCCGGTGGTATAGCAGTGAACTGTTTAGGACACTGTCATCCGGCACTGGTTGGTGCATTGAAAGAGCAGGGTGAGAAACTATGGCACCTTTCGAATGTGATGACTAATGAACCCGCTCTTGAACTTGCAACAAAACTGGTTAACGCTACGTTTGCAGACCGAGTGTACTTTGCTAACTCAGGTGCAGAGGCTAACGAAGCGGCACTTAAACTGGTTCGTCGTTATGCTATGGATAAGTTTGGCGTTGAGAAAGATCAAATCATCGCTTTCGATAAGGCGTTCCATGGTCGTACTTTCTTCACAGTTAGTGTCGGTGGCCAAGCGGCATACTCAGATGGCTTCGGTCCTAAGCCACAAAGCATTACTCACGTACCATTCAATGATATTGCCGCGCTCGAAGCCGTGATCTCAGATAAGACTTGCGCCATTATGATGGAGCCGCTTCAAGGTGAAGGCGGTATCATCGATGCTGACCCTGAGTTCCTCAAAGCAGTTCGTGCTTTGTGTGATAAGCACAATGCCCTGCTTGTATTCGATGAAGTTCAAACCGGTGTTGGTCGTTTGGGTGAGTTATATGCCTACATGCGCTCAGATGTTGTCCCTGACGTACTGACTACGGCTAAGGCACTTGGCGGTGGATTCCCGATAGCGGCTATGTTAACCACTAAAGAGATTGCCGGTCATCTTAAGATTGGTACTCATGGTTCGACCTATGGTGGTAATCCATTGGCGTGTGCCGTCGCTAATGCCGTACTCGATGTGGTTAATACTCCAGAGGTATTGGAAGGTGTTAAAGTACGTGAGCAGTTACTGCGTGATGGTCTAAATAAGATAAACGATAAGTATGGTGTTTTCTCTGAAGTGCGTGGTCAGGGACTACTGCTTGGTGCTGTGCTCAATGATAAATACCAGGGGCGTGCTAAAGAGTTCTTGGTCGCTGGTACTGCCGAAGGCCTAATGAGCCTAATCGCAGGGGCAAATGTCATTCGTTTCACTCCTTCACTGGTTATTCCTGAAGCCGACATCGCCGAAGGTTTAGCACGTTTTGAACGTGCTGTTGCTAAAGTCGTAGCGGCCTAA
- the lysC gene encoding lysine-sensitive aspartokinase 3 has translation MSLIVAKFGGTSVADYPAMSRCADIILANPDTRLVVVSASSGVTNLLVELTQEQTCDERRMQLIKKIAHIQYQILDALGSPQEVAARLDTVLSRISSLSEELSRNRNKATMDELLAQGEQCSSALFAAVLREKGEAASAFDVRQVMRTDSHFGRAEPQIEQVAQLAAKHLAPLLSSQRIVTQGFIGGDENGSTTTLGRGGSDYSAALLAEALKATAVEIWTDVAGIYTTDPRLAPKASPIAEISFNEAAEMATFGAKVLHPATILPAVRQKIQVFVGSSREPERGGTWIRHQVEDEPVYRAVAVRRDQTLLNLHSLQMLHAQGFLAETFATLARHKISVDLITTSEVNVSLTLDKTGSDSAGNGLLSEALLQELSQHCRVRVEDDLALVAIVGNKIASTPGVCRRVFEVLEPHNVRMICQGASPHNLCVLVSESEAAQVVSALHKNLFEQ, from the coding sequence ATGTCCCTGATTGTTGCTAAGTTTGGTGGTACCTCTGTCGCAGATTATCCTGCGATGAGTCGCTGTGCCGATATTATTCTTGCTAACCCCGATACTCGCCTTGTCGTCGTCAGCGCTTCAAGTGGCGTCACCAATCTTCTGGTTGAGTTGACCCAAGAGCAAACCTGTGATGAGCGTCGGATGCAGCTCATTAAGAAAATTGCTCATATTCAATATCAAATACTCGATGCTTTGGGCAGTCCACAAGAGGTTGCCGCAAGACTAGATACCGTGCTTAGTCGTATTTCATCGCTTAGCGAAGAGCTCAGTCGAAATAGAAACAAAGCGACAATGGATGAGTTACTCGCCCAAGGTGAGCAGTGTTCATCGGCTCTATTTGCTGCGGTACTCAGAGAAAAAGGGGAGGCGGCCAGTGCGTTCGATGTCCGTCAGGTGATGCGAACAGATAGTCACTTCGGCCGGGCAGAACCTCAAATTGAGCAAGTTGCCCAGCTCGCCGCTAAGCATTTAGCACCACTACTAAGCTCGCAGCGAATAGTGACGCAAGGTTTTATCGGCGGTGATGAAAATGGGAGTACGACAACATTGGGTCGGGGTGGCAGTGATTACTCCGCAGCGTTATTGGCTGAGGCCTTGAAAGCGACCGCTGTCGAAATCTGGACCGATGTGGCGGGGATATACACGACCGATCCTCGCCTGGCACCAAAAGCCAGCCCCATCGCTGAGATAAGCTTTAATGAGGCTGCTGAGATGGCAACCTTCGGTGCTAAGGTGTTGCACCCTGCGACAATTTTACCGGCCGTAAGGCAAAAGATTCAGGTGTTTGTCGGTTCCAGTCGTGAACCAGAAAGAGGCGGGACCTGGATCCGTCATCAAGTTGAAGATGAGCCGGTTTACCGGGCCGTTGCGGTTCGTCGTGATCAAACATTACTGAATCTCCATAGCCTGCAGATGCTTCATGCTCAAGGCTTCCTGGCTGAAACATTTGCCACTCTGGCAAGACACAAGATCAGTGTCGATTTGATCACGACCTCTGAAGTGAACGTCTCATTGACGCTAGATAAGACGGGTTCTGATTCCGCGGGTAATGGCCTGTTGAGTGAAGCCCTGCTGCAAGAGTTGTCACAGCATTGTCGCGTTAGAGTCGAAGATGATTTGGCATTAGTGGCTATTGTAGGCAACAAGATCGCTTCTACTCCAGGTGTGTGTCGCCGGGTATTTGAGGTATTAGAGCCTCATAATGTGAGAATGATCTGTCAGGGGGCCAGCCCTCACAATCTCTGTGTGTTAGTGTCCGAATCTGAAGCGGCTCAAGTTGTGAGTGCACTTCATAAGAACCTGTTCGAGCAATAG
- a CDS encoding class 1 fructose-bisphosphatase — protein MQTLAQNLTSQGVNASLTQLIHTLANTSKEISHAVRHGALAGVLGATEQENVQGETQKKLDVITNDMLKDALKGDDTVRGLASEEEDYIVEVGDKGEYLVCFDPLDGSSNIDINSLVGTIFSVLPAPTGELSESSFLQAGRQQVAAGYVLYGPSTMLALTTGQGVQLFTLNPETNEYLLTTEAMSISKDTGEFAINMSNQRFWEAPMQTYISDLLLGTIGPREKAFNMRWIAAMVGDVHRVLSRGGIFTYPTDNKNPQKPYKLRLMYEANPMSFLVEQAGGKASTGYETIMDIQPSEIHQRVAVILGSANEVDACLNYHGLDYSEEPQL, from the coding sequence ATGCAGACCTTGGCCCAAAACCTGACTTCACAAGGGGTAAATGCCTCTCTGACTCAGCTTATTCATACCTTAGCTAACACCTCCAAAGAGATCAGTCATGCCGTACGCCACGGCGCGCTTGCCGGTGTACTCGGTGCGACTGAGCAAGAAAATGTTCAAGGTGAGACACAGAAAAAACTCGACGTTATCACCAACGATATGCTCAAAGATGCGTTAAAGGGCGATGACACCGTTCGCGGTCTGGCATCGGAAGAGGAAGATTATATTGTCGAAGTCGGTGACAAAGGCGAGTATCTGGTCTGTTTCGACCCGCTCGACGGCTCATCGAACATAGATATTAACTCGTTAGTGGGCACTATTTTTTCGGTGCTTCCAGCCCCAACGGGTGAGCTATCCGAGTCCAGCTTCCTGCAAGCGGGTCGCCAACAAGTCGCTGCGGGTTATGTGCTTTATGGCCCATCGACAATGTTAGCGCTGACAACGGGCCAAGGTGTACAACTCTTCACCTTAAACCCAGAAACCAATGAATACTTGCTAACCACAGAAGCGATGAGCATCAGTAAAGATACGGGTGAGTTTGCCATCAATATGTCTAACCAGCGCTTCTGGGAAGCGCCTATGCAGACTTACATCAGCGATCTGCTGCTTGGCACTATTGGTCCGAGAGAGAAAGCCTTCAACATGCGCTGGATAGCGGCTATGGTTGGCGATGTTCACCGCGTCCTTTCACGTGGTGGTATCTTCACCTACCCGACAGACAATAAAAACCCGCAGAAGCCATACAAGCTAAGATTGATGTATGAAGCGAATCCTATGTCATTCCTAGTTGAACAAGCCGGTGGTAAGGCATCTACAGGCTATGAAACCATAATGGATATTCAGCCAAGTGAAATCCATCAGCGTGTGGCTGTCATCTTAGGTTCGGCTAACGAAGTCGACGCCTGCCTGAACTATCATGGTTTAGATTACAGCGAAGAGCCACAACTGTAG
- the arcA gene encoding two-component system response regulator ArcA, protein MQNPHILIVEDEAVTRNTLRSIFEAEGYVVTEANDGAEMHKAMQENKINLVVMDINLPGKNGLLLARELREINNIGLIFLTGRDNEVDKILGLEIGADDYITKPFNPRELTIRARNLLTRVNSTGAESEEKSAVEYYRFNGWSLEINSRSLVSPQGESYKLPRSEFRAMLHFVENPGKILSRADLLMKMTGRELKPHDRTVDVTIRRIRKHFESLPDTPEIIATIHGEGYRFCGNLEEA, encoded by the coding sequence ATGCAAAACCCGCACATTCTGATCGTTGAAGATGAAGCCGTTACCCGGAACACGCTAAGAAGTATTTTCGAGGCCGAAGGATATGTGGTAACTGAAGCCAATGATGGCGCAGAGATGCATAAAGCCATGCAGGAAAACAAAATCAACTTGGTTGTTATGGATATCAACCTTCCTGGTAAAAACGGTCTTTTGTTAGCACGTGAACTTCGTGAAATCAATAACATTGGTCTGATCTTCCTAACGGGTCGTGACAATGAAGTTGATAAGATTTTGGGTCTGGAGATTGGTGCTGATGATTACATCACTAAGCCATTCAACCCACGTGAGCTGACTATCCGTGCACGTAACCTGTTGACTCGCGTTAACAGCACTGGCGCCGAATCAGAAGAGAAGAGTGCCGTTGAGTACTATCGCTTCAACGGTTGGAGCCTTGAAATTAACAGCCGTTCTTTGGTTAGCCCACAAGGTGAATCTTACAAGCTGCCACGTAGCGAATTCCGCGCTATGCTGCACTTCGTTGAGAACCCAGGCAAGATCCTAAGCCGTGCCGACCTTCTGATGAAGATGACTGGTCGCGAGCTTAAGCCACATGACCGTACTGTCGATGTAACTATTCGTCGTATCCGTAAGCACTTTGAAAGCTTACCTGATACGCCAGAAATCATCGCAACGATCCACGGTGAAGGTTATCGTTTCTGCGGTAACCTAGAAGAAGCATAA
- the astA gene encoding arginine N-succinyltransferase translates to MLIIRPIRSSDFEALYQIAEESGHGFTSLPVNEDLLRKKIARVEASFQKQVDKPFDEGYLMVLEDTDTGEVVGTCGLEAAVGMEDAFYHYRLGTEVYYSEQIDVRNEVETLTLCHDYTGAAELCTLFLRSSYRKNNNGRMLSRSRFLFLAQHAQRFGETVIAEMRGESDENGNSPFYDWLQKHFLGIDFVEADYLSGLGQKAFMAEMMPKNAVYVCLLPEEAQKVIGEVHANTRPALNLLQAEGFRCRGYVDIFDGGPTVECNLSDIRSVRESRLLTVNIGNAPESDTNFIISNTQLANYRATSGMLLLTEGSNEVTISPELAAGLLLEQGDEIRILAL, encoded by the coding sequence ATGTTAATTATACGTCCAATCCGATCTAGCGACTTTGAAGCGCTTTATCAAATAGCAGAAGAATCCGGGCACGGATTTACATCATTGCCGGTCAATGAAGATCTACTAAGAAAAAAAATTGCCCGCGTAGAAGCTTCATTTCAAAAGCAGGTCGATAAGCCATTCGATGAAGGTTATCTTATGGTGCTTGAAGATACAGATACCGGCGAAGTCGTTGGTACATGTGGACTTGAAGCGGCCGTTGGAATGGAAGATGCCTTCTATCACTATCGATTGGGGACAGAAGTCTATTACTCAGAACAGATCGATGTGAGAAATGAGGTAGAAACGTTAACCCTGTGCCACGACTACACGGGAGCGGCTGAGCTTTGTACGCTTTTCTTGCGTAGTTCATATCGAAAGAACAATAACGGCAGAATGTTATCCCGTAGCCGTTTTCTGTTTTTAGCCCAGCACGCACAGCGATTCGGTGAAACTGTGATTGCCGAGATGCGCGGTGAGAGTGATGAAAATGGTAACTCACCATTTTATGATTGGTTACAGAAGCATTTCTTAGGTATCGACTTTGTCGAGGCCGATTATCTTTCCGGGCTTGGACAGAAAGCATTTATGGCCGAAATGATGCCTAAGAATGCCGTGTATGTCTGTTTATTACCGGAAGAAGCCCAGAAAGTCATCGGTGAAGTACACGCCAATACCCGTCCCGCACTGAACTTGCTGCAAGCCGAAGGGTTCAGGTGTCGCGGATATGTCGATATTTTCGATGGTGGTCCGACAGTTGAGTGTAATCTTAGCGATATTCGTTCCGTCAGAGAGAGCCGCTTATTGACTGTGAATATCGGCAATGCGCCTGAATCTGATACCAACTTTATTATCTCAAATACTCAATTAGCTAATTACCGTGCCACCTCAGGAATGCTTTTGCTGACCGAAGGTAGTAACGAAGTGACAATCTCTCCTGAACTCGCAGCAGGTTTATTGCTCGAGCAAGGTGACGAGATCCGCATTTTGGCTTTGTAG
- a CDS encoding DUF1338 domain-containing protein yields the protein MHTDINKLFGSLWDDYVEMTPSAAKVHQLLSKGDTIINDHIALRTFNIEKVNLAVLSAHFEALGYVDCGDYHFEAKKLKAKHFEHPDATQPKVFISELLVEEFSGELQTIIKGLVAQIEDSATSADNFLYSGRHWELDYTTYETLLAESEYAAWVAAFGYRANHFTVSINHLPGYSSILDVNETLKRGGFVLNSAGGEVKGSAEVLLEQSSTMADKIEVVFKDTQKEIPSCFYEFALRYPKSDGELYTGFVAASADKIFESTNAS from the coding sequence ATGCACACAGATATTAACAAGCTTTTTGGATCCCTTTGGGATGATTACGTTGAAATGACGCCGTCAGCGGCTAAGGTTCATCAGCTCTTGTCCAAGGGCGACACCATTATTAACGACCATATTGCCCTGCGGACGTTTAATATTGAGAAGGTTAATTTGGCGGTATTGTCTGCCCACTTCGAAGCCTTAGGTTATGTTGATTGCGGCGATTATCATTTTGAAGCTAAGAAGCTTAAAGCCAAGCACTTTGAACACCCCGATGCGACTCAACCAAAAGTGTTTATCTCTGAGTTGCTTGTTGAAGAGTTTAGCGGTGAGCTGCAGACAATAATCAAAGGGTTAGTCGCTCAAATCGAGGATTCAGCCACATCGGCCGACAATTTCCTCTATTCTGGCCGTCATTGGGAGCTGGATTACACCACTTATGAAACCTTACTTGCAGAGAGTGAATATGCTGCTTGGGTAGCCGCATTCGGCTACCGTGCAAATCACTTTACGGTATCAATTAATCACCTGCCCGGATACAGCAGCATTTTAGATGTCAATGAAACGCTTAAGAGGGGGGGCTTTGTTCTTAACTCTGCCGGTGGTGAGGTCAAAGGCTCAGCAGAAGTTTTGCTTGAACAGTCTTCGACTATGGCAGATAAGATAGAAGTAGTCTTTAAAGACACTCAGAAAGAGATCCCAAGCTGTTTCTATGAGTTTGCCTTGCGCTACCCTAAGTCTGACGGAGAGCTTTACACAGGCTTTGTGGCAGCCTCAGCAGATAAGATCTTTGAGAGCACTAATGCAAGTTAA
- the astD gene encoding succinylglutamate-semialdehyde dehydrogenase yields the protein MTQFIKGQWVAGLGHAVTSKNPANNDVIWNSQTATPEQVNTAVEAAREVQFDWFMLGFEARLAIVEAYRAQLEENKAEIAETIAQETGKPQWETATEAGAMIGKIGLSVAAYNKRTGTSENDTPAGRAVLRHKPHGVVAVFGPYNFPGHLPNGHIVPALLAGNTVVFKPSELTPKVAELMLKLWEKAGLPAGVINLVQGEVETGKALASHPQIDGLFFTGSSRTGHILHQQYAGEPGKILALEMGGNNPLIIKGVKDSKAAVHDIIQSAYISSGQRCTCARRLYVEKGAEGDALLAQLTDAVKRIVVGAWNAQPQPFMGAMISETAAKGMVEAQRNLVNLGGHSLVELTHIEEGTGLVSPGLIDVSQVIELPDEEYFGPLLQVVRYTDFDEAIKLANNTRYGLSAGILADSRDDYEYFLARIRAGIVNWNKQITGASGAAPFGGVGASGNHRASAFYAADYCAYPVASVEADEVSLPANLSPGLSL from the coding sequence ATGACTCAATTTATTAAAGGCCAGTGGGTTGCCGGCCTAGGTCACGCAGTGACTTCAAAAAACCCAGCAAATAATGACGTTATCTGGAACAGCCAAACCGCGACGCCAGAGCAGGTTAATACCGCGGTTGAAGCTGCACGTGAAGTGCAGTTTGACTGGTTCATGCTGGGTTTTGAGGCTCGCCTTGCGATTGTCGAAGCTTACCGTGCCCAGTTAGAAGAAAATAAAGCTGAGATAGCCGAAACTATCGCTCAGGAGACCGGAAAGCCACAGTGGGAAACAGCCACCGAAGCCGGTGCCATGATTGGCAAGATTGGCTTGTCAGTAGCGGCTTACAATAAGCGCACCGGAACATCAGAAAATGATACTCCAGCAGGACGTGCAGTTCTTCGTCATAAGCCTCACGGTGTCGTTGCCGTTTTCGGCCCTTATAACTTCCCCGGGCATCTGCCTAATGGACATATTGTGCCTGCACTGCTTGCAGGTAACACTGTTGTCTTCAAGCCATCTGAGTTAACGCCTAAAGTCGCAGAGTTGATGTTGAAGCTTTGGGAGAAGGCTGGACTACCAGCCGGCGTTATCAATCTGGTTCAAGGCGAAGTTGAAACCGGAAAAGCGCTGGCATCTCACCCCCAGATTGATGGTCTGTTTTTTACCGGAAGTTCTCGCACCGGACATATCTTGCATCAACAGTATGCCGGCGAGCCCGGAAAAATTCTGGCATTAGAGATGGGAGGAAATAACCCTCTTATCATCAAAGGCGTTAAAGACAGTAAGGCTGCTGTACACGATATTATTCAGTCGGCTTACATCTCCTCAGGCCAACGCTGTACCTGCGCGCGTCGCTTGTATGTTGAGAAAGGTGCAGAGGGCGATGCTCTGTTGGCTCAACTTACCGATGCCGTTAAGCGTATTGTGGTTGGCGCCTGGAATGCTCAGCCACAGCCGTTTATGGGAGCGATGATCTCAGAAACTGCCGCTAAGGGAATGGTGGAGGCTCAACGTAACCTGGTTAACCTCGGTGGCCATTCATTAGTCGAGCTGACTCATATTGAAGAGGGTACTGGCCTGGTATCTCCGGGGTTAATTGATGTGTCTCAGGTTATCGAACTGCCTGATGAGGAGTACTTCGGTCCTCTGCTGCAAGTGGTGCGTTATACCGATTTCGATGAGGCGATCAAGTTAGCGAACAATACCCGCTATGGACTCTCTGCCGGGATCCTCGCCGATAGTCGTGATGACTATGAGTACTTCCTTGCGCGTATTCGTGCCGGGATTGTTAACTGGAATAAGCAGATCACTGGCGCATCTGGTGCAGCCCCCTTCGGTGGCGTAGGCGCATCGGGTAACCATAGAGCGAGCGCGTTCTATGCTGCCGACTACTGTGCTTACCCGGTTGCTTCTGTCGAAGCCGATGAAGTTAGCCTTCCCGCTAATTTGAGTCCTGGTTTGAGCCTTTAA